A genomic region of Serratia fonticola contains the following coding sequences:
- the cas6f gene encoding type I-F CRISPR-associated endoribonuclease Cas6/Csy4 yields the protein MDHYLDIRLLPDPEFTATVLLEALFAKLHRALGSAGQGEIGVSFPSAGKTLGDKLRLHGPLAALTAFESLSWRKGLRDYTECSEIQPVPANVKYRTVRRVQFKSNAERLRRRSVSKGWITEEEARMRIPDSVEKRTTLPFIRLKSLSSEQTFLLFIEQGKICDNATEGIFSAYGLSATATIPWF from the coding sequence ATGGATCATTACCTTGATATTCGCCTACTGCCAGATCCCGAGTTTACCGCGACGGTACTGCTGGAAGCGCTGTTTGCCAAGTTGCATCGGGCATTGGGCAGCGCCGGGCAGGGAGAGATAGGTGTCAGCTTTCCATCTGCGGGTAAAACACTCGGTGATAAATTACGGCTACATGGCCCGTTAGCGGCGCTCACCGCCTTTGAGTCTTTATCATGGCGTAAGGGGCTGCGGGATTACACTGAATGCAGCGAAATTCAGCCAGTACCCGCTAATGTAAAATATCGAACAGTACGCCGCGTGCAGTTTAAAAGTAATGCTGAGAGATTGCGGCGTCGTTCTGTTAGTAAAGGGTGGATCACCGAGGAAGAGGCGCGTATGCGTATTCCTGATTCGGTAGAGAAACGCACTACGTTGCCATTTATTCGTTTAAAAAGCCTTTCTAGCGAGCAGACATTCTTACTGTTTATCGAACAAGGCAAGATTTGCGATAACGCAACTGAAGGGATATTCAGTGCGTATGGTCTTAGTGCAACGGCAACCATTCCATGGTTTTAA
- the csy3 gene encoding type I-F CRISPR-associated protein Csy3 encodes MYMATVKTASVLAFERKLANSDAIMYAGNWQQPEWTPIAIQEKAVRGTISNRLKNAIASDPAKLDAEIQKPNLQRVDVAALPFDTDTLKVSFTLRVLGNLAQPSVCNDQDYQAELAKVIQGYIKEHGFKVLAERYAENLANGRFLWRNRVGADEIAITVKGKEKTWQFNAGEYSLRTFSQPTGDLAELAREIEKGLAGDSFAFFSVEACVRLGKGQEIFPSQELVLDSNSKKSKVLYQVDDIAAMHSQKIGNALRTVDSWYPEADELGLGPIAVEPYGSVTSRGQAYRQPKQKVDFYTLLDNWVTKGKVPEVEQQHYVMAILIRGGVFGEKGE; translated from the coding sequence ATCTATATGGCTACTGTAAAGACTGCATCCGTATTGGCATTTGAACGTAAATTGGCGAACTCTGACGCCATTATGTATGCCGGTAATTGGCAACAACCTGAATGGACGCCGATTGCGATCCAGGAAAAAGCGGTACGTGGCACTATTTCTAATCGTTTGAAAAATGCGATTGCCAGCGATCCCGCTAAGTTGGATGCCGAGATCCAAAAGCCTAACTTGCAGCGTGTAGATGTTGCAGCATTGCCGTTCGACACCGACACCTTAAAAGTCAGCTTTACCCTACGTGTGTTGGGTAACCTGGCACAGCCTTCAGTATGCAACGATCAGGACTATCAGGCTGAGCTGGCGAAAGTAATACAGGGTTATATCAAAGAACACGGTTTTAAAGTCTTGGCCGAACGCTATGCGGAGAACCTAGCGAATGGGCGTTTCTTGTGGCGCAATCGCGTCGGTGCTGATGAGATCGCTATTACCGTAAAAGGTAAAGAGAAAACGTGGCAGTTTAATGCTGGTGAATACAGTTTGCGCACCTTTAGCCAACCAACGGGGGACTTGGCAGAACTTGCCAGGGAAATTGAGAAAGGCTTAGCCGGGGACAGTTTCGCTTTCTTTAGTGTTGAAGCCTGTGTGCGGTTGGGCAAGGGACAAGAGATTTTCCCTTCGCAAGAGCTGGTGTTGGACAGCAACAGCAAGAAAAGCAAAGTGTTGTATCAAGTAGATGATATTGCTGCCATGCACTCCCAGAAAATTGGTAATGCGTTGCGTACTGTCGATAGCTGGTATCCAGAAGCTGATGAATTGGGGTTGGGGCCAATTGCAGTGGAGCCCTATGGCTCAGTGACAAGCCGGGGCCAAGCTTATCGTCAACCGAAGCAAAAAGTGGATTTTTACACGTTGTTGGATAATTGGGTGACCAAAGGCAAAGTGCCAGAAGTGGAGCAGCAACACTATGTGATGGCAATCCTGATCCGTGGCGGTGTATTTGGCGAGAAAGGCGAATAA
- the csy2 gene encoding type I-F CRISPR-associated protein Csy2, with translation MGTLIVLRHVRVENANAIAGLTYGFPAITHFLGYTHALSRKLQQSHGLNLTNCGVVCHQQQLHAYSSGRDYAFALTRNPLTKEAKTASFNEEGRMHITISLLMECHGTVVNGDHGAKALETHLAGLCPTLRLAGGVITDIGAIKVMGTPEKTEDLRKLMRRLLPGFALLDRSELLANHYQTLCESNPQAELIDAWLDFAAMKYQALSEQDPQWRYQPKPAAGYLVPIQIGYRAISPLYAPGEVEKSRDPTTPFRFAEPVYGVGEWRSLHRITDLNQLLWQYHHQNDDYLCRSSVPVFTEDYQYNEED, from the coding sequence ATGGGTACCTTGATCGTATTACGTCATGTTCGGGTGGAGAACGCCAATGCCATTGCTGGCTTGACCTACGGCTTTCCCGCCATCACACATTTTCTTGGTTACACCCATGCACTATCTCGAAAATTGCAGCAGAGCCATGGTTTAAACCTGACAAACTGCGGTGTGGTGTGTCATCAGCAGCAGCTTCATGCTTACTCCTCCGGTCGCGATTACGCTTTTGCCCTGACACGTAATCCATTGACCAAAGAAGCTAAAACGGCGTCGTTCAATGAAGAAGGGCGGATGCATATCACGATTTCGTTATTGATGGAGTGCCACGGTACCGTCGTTAATGGCGATCACGGTGCCAAAGCGTTGGAAACACACCTTGCCGGACTCTGCCCAACCCTGCGCTTGGCTGGTGGGGTGATCACCGACATTGGCGCGATCAAGGTGATGGGAACGCCCGAAAAAACAGAGGATTTACGTAAGTTGATGCGCCGCTTGCTTCCTGGGTTTGCTTTGCTCGATCGTTCCGAGTTGCTGGCCAATCATTATCAAACATTGTGTGAAAGTAACCCACAGGCAGAGTTGATAGATGCTTGGTTGGACTTTGCCGCAATGAAATATCAGGCGTTGAGTGAACAAGACCCTCAATGGCGTTATCAGCCAAAACCCGCAGCGGGTTATCTGGTGCCGATACAGATCGGTTATCGCGCTATCTCTCCGCTATACGCGCCGGGCGAAGTCGAGAAATCACGTGATCCAACAACGCCGTTTCGGTTTGCTGAACCGGTTTATGGTGTTGGCGAATGGCGTAGTTTGCACCGTATTACAGATCTGAATCAGTTGCTGTGGCAATACCATCATCAAAACGATGACTATCTCTGTCGCAGTTCGGTACCGGTTTTCACTGAAGACTATCAATATAACGAAGAAGATTAA
- the csy1 gene encoding type I-F CRISPR-associated protein Csy1: MADDGLTALIVEYIASRKQPKLEALEKEAAKKLAGLTDPEEIAVAKQTVLEQLQTLEKNYAPRNWLTDAAGRAGQISLVTHALKFTHSDAKGSSVFSVGSSEQTINTLATNTLSQPAVDAVGNAAALDVAKLLQLEYKGESLIACLSRDDTAPLEKLAENPQQLEQWVAGFKQVLTNKNPSSHSLAKQIYFPVGQGEYHLLSPLFSSSLAQAMHQRISEARFSEASKEIYQACKAGEWHPEPRVIYPKTAALNMGGTKPQNISYLNSVRGGHVWLLPCAAPVWQNQNKPPLNQSSIFQERKAFSAMAKDAVWQLKQYLRSLDPQDKNMEIREQRAAYVDEIIDILFCYVAGIQNREDWQCWSMKEECQLSRAQQLWLDPWRMKHDKDFQFEREGGDWKKDIALDFGVWLNHQLKTDELKFSEVERREWSTASLFKRRLREFEQEFKGDFAWVP, encoded by the coding sequence ATGGCAGATGATGGATTAACCGCTTTGATTGTTGAATATATTGCCAGCCGCAAACAGCCCAAGTTGGAAGCGCTGGAAAAAGAAGCCGCAAAAAAGCTGGCAGGGTTGACCGATCCCGAAGAAATCGCTGTTGCCAAGCAAACGGTATTAGAGCAACTGCAGACGTTAGAGAAAAACTATGCGCCACGCAATTGGTTGACCGATGCCGCTGGTCGCGCTGGACAAATCAGCCTGGTAACGCATGCGCTGAAATTTACCCACAGTGATGCAAAAGGCAGCAGTGTTTTTAGTGTAGGTTCGTCGGAACAGACCATAAACACCCTTGCTACCAATACGTTATCCCAGCCTGCAGTTGATGCGGTCGGCAACGCGGCTGCGTTGGACGTGGCAAAGTTACTACAGTTAGAATATAAAGGTGAATCGCTGATTGCTTGTTTAAGTCGTGATGACACCGCGCCATTGGAGAAACTGGCCGAGAATCCACAACAGCTGGAACAGTGGGTTGCGGGGTTTAAGCAGGTATTAACCAATAAAAATCCCTCTTCTCACAGCTTAGCCAAGCAGATCTATTTCCCGGTAGGGCAAGGCGAATACCATTTGTTAAGCCCGTTATTCTCTTCCTCACTAGCGCAAGCGATGCACCAGCGTATCAGCGAGGCGCGTTTTAGCGAAGCCTCCAAAGAGATATACCAAGCCTGTAAAGCTGGCGAATGGCACCCTGAACCCCGCGTGATCTACCCTAAGACGGCAGCCTTAAATATGGGCGGCACCAAGCCGCAGAATATTTCCTATCTCAACAGCGTGCGTGGTGGCCATGTCTGGTTATTGCCTTGCGCTGCGCCGGTATGGCAAAACCAAAATAAGCCGCCGCTAAACCAGAGTTCTATTTTCCAAGAGCGTAAAGCATTCTCGGCGATGGCGAAAGATGCAGTGTGGCAGTTGAAGCAGTACCTGCGCAGTCTTGATCCACAGGATAAAAATATGGAGATCCGTGAACAGCGAGCTGCCTACGTTGATGAGATTATCGATATTTTGTTCTGCTACGTGGCCGGTATTCAAAATAGGGAAGATTGGCAATGTTGGAGCATGAAAGAGGAGTGTCAACTATCCCGAGCACAGCAGTTGTGGCTTGATCCCTGGCGGATGAAACATGATAAAGACTTCCAGTTTGAGCGCGAAGGCGGTGATTGGAAAAAGGATATCGCTCTGGATTTCGGCGTCTGGCTCAATCATCAACTAAAAACGGATGAGCTGAAGTTTAGCGAAGTGGAACGCCGAGAATGGTCGACCGCGTCTTTGTTTAAACGTCGTCTGCGTGAGTTTGAGCAAGAGTTTAAAGGGGACTTCGCATGGGTACCTTGA
- the cas3f gene encoding type I-F CRISPR-associated helicase Cas3f, protein MNILLIAQCNKRALVETRRILDQFAERKGDRTWQTAITLEGLNTLRKLLRKTARRNTAVACHWIKGGNQTELLWIVGNLRRFNAQGSVPTNTTERDVLRSQDENNWHSVEVIALLAGIAGLFHDFGKANLLFQNGLRREGKGFQPYRHEWVSLRLFCAWIGKRSDRQWLAALATISERDESRMIADLIKDSVDAFVNPFTSLPPLATVVAWLIVSHHRLPAYPQRDKESVNPPELAQIDSWLTTQLVAEWNSTNSQIEGWTAEERRAVWTFPYGTPMRSAIWREKAHKFAQRALQQTSLIQFGVLEQRFTSHMARLVLMLADHHYSSLPPTVGWQDTNYQAYANTDRKTGGLKQRLDEHNIGVGQNALLLGRSLPNIRTTLPAITRHKGFKQRSKTEKFRWQDKAYDLACAVGERSVKQGFFGVNMASTGCGKTFANARIMYGLADEKSGCRFSVALGLRTLTLQTGDALKTRLTLEDDDLAVLVGSAAVRELHQLNNDKAEQRGTGSASAEALFAEHHYVSYGGSLDDGRLSRWLQGSDKLHALLSAPVLVTTIDHLIGATEGVRGGKQIAPMLRLLTADLVLDEPDDFDIADLPALCRLVNWAGMLGSRVLLSSATLPPALVQALFNAYKAGREDYQQVCGLPDTPLNICCAWFDENDAVQHDVQSAKCFKDLHEAFVAQRVEILQNAAVLRRAQLITVQPANQRENAVLDSITETFSVAMQQLHALHHQKHPQGKTVSLGVIRMANINPLVAVAQRLLRKPAPNNTRIHYCVYHSQHPLAMRSHIERRLDETLTRYCETALWQITEINHALVNYPEQHHLFVVLATSVAEVGRDHDYDWAIAEPSSMRSLIQLAGRIQRHRQQPCTSPNLHILQKNVRALQGNKPAYYRPGFESEKYRLQLKSHDLAEILQPEQYETISAVPRVQEPLLTQVHDNFVSLEHACLRSVLQGRKDLEGKYYAALWWRKQATWCAEQQRVSPFRQSTEEEPHYLWMEDEVDKPRFKFPDIVPGQWKFSDNFHEVGVIFAEGVSAWITEDYPTIYQGLADQLGMELPEVSRKFGEISLRKNKSDQWHFHPLLGVFGALG, encoded by the coding sequence ATGAATATTTTACTGATCGCGCAATGTAATAAACGGGCGTTGGTTGAAACACGCCGTATTCTGGATCAATTTGCGGAACGCAAAGGCGACAGAACCTGGCAAACGGCCATCACGTTGGAAGGGTTGAATACGCTGAGGAAATTGCTGCGTAAAACGGCCCGGCGTAATACGGCAGTGGCCTGCCATTGGATCAAAGGGGGCAATCAAACAGAGCTGTTATGGATCGTGGGTAATTTGCGGCGTTTCAATGCCCAAGGCTCGGTGCCAACCAATACCACAGAGCGCGATGTGCTCAGAAGCCAGGATGAAAATAACTGGCACAGCGTCGAGGTGATTGCCTTGTTGGCCGGTATCGCCGGTTTGTTCCATGATTTTGGCAAGGCTAACCTCTTATTCCAGAATGGGCTAAGACGTGAAGGAAAAGGTTTTCAACCTTATCGGCATGAATGGGTTTCATTGAGACTATTTTGTGCATGGATAGGAAAACGTAGCGATCGGCAGTGGCTAGCGGCGTTGGCGACGATTAGCGAACGTGATGAAAGCCGGATGATAGCCGATTTGATAAAGGACTCTGTTGATGCTTTTGTCAATCCGTTTACCTCTTTGCCGCCACTGGCAACGGTCGTGGCCTGGCTCATTGTTTCCCACCACCGTTTGCCTGCTTACCCTCAACGGGATAAAGAAAGCGTGAACCCGCCGGAATTAGCGCAAATCGATAGCTGGTTAACGACACAATTGGTTGCTGAGTGGAACTCTACGAATAGCCAAATTGAAGGTTGGACAGCAGAGGAGCGCCGCGCGGTTTGGACTTTCCCTTATGGTACACCAATGCGCAGTGCCATCTGGCGAGAAAAAGCACACAAATTTGCCCAACGCGCATTGCAGCAAACCTCATTGATACAATTTGGGGTATTGGAGCAACGTTTCACCAGCCATATGGCGCGTCTGGTGCTGATGTTGGCGGATCATCATTATTCTTCCTTACCGCCAACGGTGGGTTGGCAAGATACGAATTATCAGGCGTATGCCAATACTGATCGTAAAACCGGTGGTTTGAAGCAGCGGTTGGATGAGCACAATATTGGCGTGGGGCAGAACGCGTTATTGTTGGGCCGCAGCCTGCCAAATATCCGCACGACATTACCGGCAATCACGCGTCATAAAGGGTTCAAACAGCGCAGTAAGACAGAGAAATTCCGTTGGCAAGACAAAGCTTATGATCTTGCGTGTGCGGTGGGCGAGCGTTCGGTTAAGCAAGGTTTTTTCGGTGTGAATATGGCTTCTACCGGTTGTGGAAAAACCTTTGCCAATGCACGAATTATGTATGGTTTGGCCGATGAAAAGTCAGGCTGCCGTTTTTCCGTTGCCTTGGGATTGCGTACCTTAACTTTGCAAACCGGTGATGCGCTTAAAACCAGGCTGACTTTGGAAGATGACGATCTGGCCGTATTAGTGGGATCTGCCGCGGTACGAGAATTACACCAACTCAATAATGATAAAGCTGAGCAGCGTGGTACCGGCAGTGCTTCGGCAGAGGCGTTATTCGCCGAACATCACTACGTCAGCTACGGTGGCAGCCTGGACGATGGGCGCTTAAGTCGTTGGTTGCAAGGTAGTGACAAATTGCACGCATTGCTGAGTGCTCCGGTCTTGGTGACGACGATCGATCATCTGATTGGAGCGACTGAGGGTGTGCGCGGTGGTAAGCAAATCGCACCGATGCTGCGTCTGTTGACTGCCGATCTGGTGCTAGATGAACCGGACGACTTTGATATTGCCGATTTGCCTGCCCTATGTCGTTTGGTCAACTGGGCGGGAATGTTAGGTTCACGTGTGCTGCTCTCTTCCGCCACCTTACCGCCAGCGTTGGTTCAGGCGTTATTTAATGCGTATAAAGCTGGGCGGGAGGATTATCAGCAAGTGTGTGGGTTGCCTGATACACCGTTAAATATCTGCTGTGCATGGTTTGATGAGAACGATGCTGTACAGCATGATGTACAAAGTGCGAAATGTTTTAAAGACCTGCATGAGGCGTTTGTGGCCCAGCGGGTAGAGATACTGCAAAACGCAGCGGTATTGCGCCGTGCGCAGTTGATTACGGTGCAACCGGCTAACCAGCGGGAAAATGCTGTACTGGATAGCATCACGGAAACATTTTCGGTAGCCATGCAGCAATTGCATGCCCTTCATCATCAAAAGCACCCGCAGGGTAAAACCGTGTCGTTGGGTGTGATCCGTATGGCAAATATTAACCCACTGGTGGCGGTAGCTCAGCGGCTGTTACGCAAGCCTGCGCCAAATAATACCCGTATCCATTATTGTGTTTATCACAGTCAACACCCGTTGGCGATGCGTTCGCATATTGAGCGGCGGTTGGACGAAACCCTAACGCGTTATTGCGAAACGGCGCTGTGGCAAATCACAGAAATCAATCATGCATTGGTGAACTATCCCGAACAGCATCACTTGTTTGTGGTGCTGGCAACATCCGTTGCCGAGGTTGGGCGCGATCATGATTATGATTGGGCTATTGCTGAACCTAGTTCGATGCGTTCATTAATCCAATTGGCTGGACGCATTCAGCGCCATCGACAGCAGCCTTGTACATCGCCTAACTTGCATATTTTGCAAAAAAACGTGAGGGCGTTACAGGGTAATAAACCGGCTTATTATCGGCCAGGGTTTGAATCTGAGAAATACCGGCTTCAGCTCAAGAGTCACGATCTAGCGGAGATTTTACAGCCTGAGCAATATGAAACTATCAGCGCAGTGCCCCGTGTGCAGGAGCCGTTGTTAACACAGGTGCACGACAATTTTGTCTCTCTGGAACATGCTTGTTTACGCAGCGTATTACAGGGGCGAAAGGATCTTGAGGGTAAATATTACGCTGCACTCTGGTGGCGCAAGCAGGCCACTTGGTGTGCAGAACAACAACGAGTGAGCCCGTTTCGGCAATCCACCGAAGAAGAACCGCACTATCTGTGGATGGAGGATGAAGTGGATAAGCCACGCTTTAAATTCCCAGATATTGTCCCTGGTCAATGGAAGTTCAGCGATAACTTTCATGAGGTTGGAGTGATTTTTGCCGAGGGAGTGAGTGCCTGGATCACTGAGGACTACCCAACAATCTACCAAGGGTTGGCCGATCAACTGGGGATGGAGTTACCTGAGGTGAGTCGGAAGTTCGGCGAGATCAGCCTACGAAAAAACAAGTCAGATCAGTGGCACTTCCACCCGTTGCTAGGGGTGTTTGGCGCACTCGGATGA
- the cas1f gene encoding type I-F CRISPR-associated endonuclease Cas1f: protein MNKQFSPSDLKTILHSKRANIYYLQYCRVLVNGGRVEYVTDEGKQSLYWNIPIANTSVVMLGTGTSITQAAMREFAKAGVLIGFCGGGGTPLYAANEVETAVSWLSSQSEYRPTEYLQHWVSFWFDDRQRLAAALAFQRVRIQQIQRHWLGPHMQRESGFSPDENRLCQLLAQYEKNLAHCRNSNDLLAQEAVMTKALYKLAANTVNYGEFTRAKRGGGVDVANRFLDHGNYLAYGLAAVATWVIGLPHGLAVLHGKTRRGGLVFDVADLIKDALVLPQAFIAAMAGEEEQEFRQRCLSGFQRADALDVMIDTLQTTAQQLSRAAQ, encoded by the coding sequence ATGAATAAACAATTCTCGCCTTCAGATTTAAAAACTATTCTGCATTCAAAACGTGCAAACATTTATTACTTACAATATTGCCGTGTATTAGTGAATGGCGGGCGGGTGGAATACGTCACTGATGAAGGCAAGCAATCGCTATATTGGAATATCCCTATAGCCAATACTTCAGTCGTTATGCTGGGGACCGGCACCTCGATCACCCAGGCAGCAATGCGCGAATTTGCCAAAGCAGGCGTATTAATCGGTTTTTGTGGCGGTGGTGGCACACCCTTGTATGCCGCTAATGAAGTCGAAACCGCAGTTTCCTGGTTAAGTTCACAAAGCGAATACCGCCCGACGGAATACTTGCAGCACTGGGTCAGCTTTTGGTTTGACGATCGGCAACGGCTAGCGGCGGCACTGGCCTTTCAACGGGTACGCATCCAGCAAATTCAACGCCACTGGCTAGGCCCCCATATGCAACGTGAAAGCGGGTTTTCCCCCGACGAAAACCGCTTATGCCAATTACTTGCGCAGTACGAAAAGAACCTGGCCCATTGCCGTAACAGTAACGATTTACTGGCTCAGGAAGCGGTCATGACCAAAGCTTTATACAAGCTGGCAGCCAACACGGTGAACTATGGCGAGTTTACCAGGGCCAAGCGTGGCGGTGGTGTCGATGTGGCGAACCGTTTTCTCGATCACGGTAACTATCTTGCCTATGGATTGGCGGCGGTCGCAACCTGGGTCATCGGTTTGCCTCATGGCTTGGCGGTGCTCCATGGCAAAACCCGGCGAGGGGGGTTGGTATTCGACGTAGCCGATCTGATTAAAGACGCCTTGGTGTTGCCACAGGCTTTTATTGCCGCGATGGCCGGGGAAGAGGAGCAAGAATTCCGTCAGCGTTGCCTCAGTGGCTTCCAACGTGCAGATGCGTTGGATGTGATGATTGATACCCTGCAAACCACTGCTCAACAGCTCAGCCGAGCAGCGCAATGA
- a CDS encoding 6-phospho-beta-glucosidase, with translation MPASVFPADFLWGGALAANQAEGAYLEGGKGLTTVDMIPHGKNRLAVKLGQEKRFTLREDEFYPSHLGIDFYHRYKDDIALMAEMGFSVFRTSIAWSRIFPNGDETLPNEEGIAFYRDVFNECKKHGIEPLVTLCHFDVPMHLVREYGSWRNRKMVEFFTHYARTCFEAFDGLVKYWLTFNEINILLHSPFSGAGLVFEKNDNQEQVKYQAAHHELIASALATKIAHEVNPHNQVGCMLAGGNFYPWSCKPEDVWAALEKDRENLFFIDVQARGAYPSYTKRLFKEKGITLAMEPGDSEILKNSVDFVSFSYYASRCASADMNEHNSSSANIVKSLKNPHIQASEWGWGIDPLGLRITMNMMYDRYQKPLFLVENGLGAKDEINEQGEIDDEYRISYLREHIKAMADAIEDGIPVMGYTSWGCIDLVSASTGEMSKRYGFVYVDRDDQGNGTLARTRKKSFYWYKKVIASNGSDLS, from the coding sequence ATGCCAGCATCTGTTTTCCCCGCAGATTTTTTATGGGGTGGTGCGTTAGCTGCCAACCAAGCCGAGGGGGCTTATCTTGAAGGCGGTAAGGGGCTGACGACGGTTGATATGATCCCTCATGGCAAAAATCGTCTGGCGGTAAAACTGGGTCAGGAAAAACGCTTTACGCTGCGTGAAGATGAGTTTTACCCCAGCCATTTAGGTATCGATTTTTATCATCGCTATAAAGATGATATTGCCCTGATGGCAGAAATGGGTTTCAGCGTATTTCGTACCTCGATTGCCTGGAGTCGTATCTTCCCGAACGGCGATGAAACCCTTCCTAATGAAGAAGGTATTGCTTTTTACCGCGACGTTTTCAATGAGTGCAAAAAGCACGGCATCGAGCCGCTGGTCACGCTATGCCATTTTGATGTGCCGATGCATCTGGTGCGGGAATACGGTTCGTGGCGCAACCGGAAAATGGTGGAGTTCTTTACCCACTACGCCCGCACCTGTTTTGAGGCCTTTGATGGGCTGGTGAAATACTGGCTCACGTTTAATGAAATCAATATTCTGCTGCATAGCCCGTTCTCTGGTGCTGGGTTGGTCTTTGAGAAAAATGACAATCAGGAACAGGTAAAATATCAGGCAGCGCATCACGAACTGATTGCTAGCGCGTTAGCGACCAAAATCGCGCATGAGGTTAACCCGCACAATCAGGTTGGCTGCATGTTGGCTGGGGGCAATTTCTACCCGTGGTCCTGTAAACCCGAAGACGTTTGGGCTGCGTTAGAGAAAGACCGTGAAAACCTGTTTTTCATCGACGTTCAGGCTCGCGGCGCTTACCCGTCGTACACCAAGCGCCTGTTTAAGGAAAAGGGTATCACTCTAGCAATGGAACCAGGCGACAGCGAGATCCTCAAAAACAGCGTCGATTTTGTCTCCTTCAGCTATTACGCTTCCCGCTGTGCTTCGGCCGATATGAACGAGCACAACAGCAGCTCAGCCAATATCGTCAAATCTCTGAAAAATCCGCATATCCAGGCCAGTGAGTGGGGCTGGGGTATCGATCCGTTGGGCCTGCGCATTACTATGAACATGATGTATGACCGCTACCAGAAACCGCTGTTCCTGGTGGAAAATGGCCTGGGTGCGAAAGACGAAATCAATGAGCAAGGTGAAATTGACGACGAATACCGCATTAGCTACTTGCGCGAGCATATCAAAGCGATGGCGGATGCCATCGAAGACGGTATCCCGGTGATGGGTTACACCTCTTGGGGTTGTATTGACCTGGTTTCTGCTTCAACCGGGGAAATGAGCAAACGCTATGGCTTTGTCTATGTCGACCGTGACGATCAGGGGAACGGCACACTTGCCCGCACAAGAAAGAAATCGTTTTATTGGTATAAGAAGGTTATCGCCAGTAACGGTTCAGATCTGAGCTAG